The following are encoded in a window of Polynucleobacter sp. VK25 genomic DNA:
- a CDS encoding GspE/PulE family protein, producing the protein MSVVSDDSLIIRTWYEITAHALDSRASDIHIEAGILATLIRIRVDGLLQIQSHYPIEFHDRLITRIKVLARLDIAEKRLPQDGRLCIGHDFSKPNIDCRVSILPTLHGEKAVIRILPSCVDDLDLQELGLLPEQLEIFQQTLSQSNGLILVTGPTGSGKTRTLYSCLRQLNQNHRNLCSIEDPIEIRLAGVNQVAYHPRAGLDFPTIIRALLRQDPDVIMIGEIRDSATAQLAIQAAQTGHLVLSTLHTRNAGGAVPRLKNLGVDQESLESCLLSVSSQRLVRKNCPECFGQSAIARPQCFACKGSGYFGRIGVHEVLNKAHLLNSSASYMSMREAGLLHIQAGHINLANLDAEVGTWH; encoded by the coding sequence TTGAGCGTTGTCTCCGATGACTCACTAATCATTCGCACTTGGTATGAAATTACTGCTCATGCTTTAGATTCCAGAGCGAGTGATATTCATATAGAAGCTGGAATACTTGCCACACTTATACGCATTCGAGTGGACGGGCTCCTACAAATCCAATCGCACTACCCGATTGAGTTTCACGATCGTCTCATCACGCGCATTAAGGTTCTTGCACGTTTAGATATTGCTGAAAAACGCCTCCCGCAAGATGGGCGACTATGCATTGGGCATGACTTCTCCAAGCCTAATATTGATTGCCGCGTCTCGATTTTGCCAACCCTCCATGGAGAAAAGGCAGTCATTCGTATATTGCCAAGTTGCGTTGATGATCTTGATCTTCAAGAGCTCGGTCTTCTACCAGAGCAGCTAGAGATATTCCAGCAAACACTCTCTCAATCTAATGGACTTATCTTGGTTACAGGCCCAACAGGAAGCGGCAAGACACGAACGCTCTATAGCTGCTTGCGTCAACTCAATCAAAACCATCGCAATCTTTGCTCAATTGAGGACCCGATTGAAATTCGTCTCGCAGGAGTGAATCAAGTAGCCTATCACCCGAGAGCTGGATTAGATTTTCCGACCATCATTCGCGCCCTGCTTAGGCAGGACCCCGACGTCATCATGATTGGAGAGATACGAGATAGCGCCACTGCTCAGCTAGCCATTCAGGCAGCGCAAACTGGACATCTTGTTCTCAGTACATTACATACTCGCAATGCTGGTGGCGCAGTGCCCAGACTTAAAAACCTTGGGGTTGATCAGGAATCTCTTGAGTCCTGTCTTTTAAGTGTTAGCTCGCAACGCTTAGTTCGTAAGAACTGCCCTGAATGCTTTGGACAAAGTGCAATTGCAAGGCCTCAATGCTTTGCCTGTAAGGGCAGTGGTTACTTTGGGCGCATTGGTGTTCATGAGGTATTGAACAAAGCCCATTTATTGAATTCATCTGCTTCATATATGAGCATGCGAGAAGCGGGATTACTACACATACAAGCAGGACATATCAATCTAGCAAACCTGGATGCAGAAGTAGGCACATGGCATTAA
- a CDS encoding HlyC/CorC family transporter, with protein MDTFFDDWPFYGQVALVLFLLALSGFFSMAETSMLSSNRHRLRAMANGGNAGAALAERLLKRIDSLLSVLLISNNLINTILPILVTGIALHIFGDSGLVLSIATLVVALLIIIFSEITPKVIGAAFPEKIASNVGWFILPLTFVLKPLLWFINSFVSGLMKVSGLQASSDSRAMSKEELRSLVLESNRFVSNHHRNILLNLFNLENITVDDVMTPRSKIEVLDLSRPIDEVVQQLETCYHNKLPVCDGDSERIIGILSVKKALSLLGDTDLKHEDFRSLVNEPYFIPSGTPVLQQMQFFQDNQQRLSLVVNEYGEVLGLVTFEDIVEELIGEFTTSFSNLSTDPRWLADGTYLATGSASLRDLNRLLNLNLPLDGPRTLNGLILEKLEAIPDHDVSIRIAGIVMEIIQFDEQGVKTVKLYRPATLAQEQD; from the coding sequence ATGGACACCTTTTTTGACGATTGGCCCTTTTATGGCCAAGTTGCTCTAGTCCTATTTTTACTTGCACTTTCTGGCTTTTTCTCAATGGCAGAAACCAGCATGCTGTCTTCAAACCGCCATCGCCTGCGTGCAATGGCCAATGGCGGTAATGCAGGTGCAGCGCTAGCCGAAAGACTCTTAAAACGCATTGACTCTCTGCTATCCGTTCTACTGATATCCAATAATCTGATCAATACGATTTTGCCTATTTTGGTAACTGGCATTGCCCTGCATATATTTGGTGACAGCGGACTGGTCCTCTCCATTGCCACCTTGGTGGTTGCGCTTCTCATCATCATCTTTAGCGAAATTACCCCTAAAGTTATTGGTGCCGCATTCCCCGAAAAGATTGCCTCGAATGTGGGCTGGTTTATTTTGCCGCTTACCTTCGTGCTCAAGCCATTACTTTGGTTTATCAATAGCTTTGTTTCTGGCCTGATGAAAGTATCTGGTCTGCAAGCGTCTTCAGATAGTAGAGCTATGAGCAAAGAAGAGTTGCGCAGCCTAGTACTGGAATCAAATCGTTTTGTCTCGAATCATCATCGCAATATTCTGCTTAATCTATTCAACCTAGAAAACATTACCGTTGATGATGTGATGACACCAAGATCTAAGATTGAAGTCCTGGATCTTTCAAGGCCAATTGATGAGGTAGTTCAGCAACTAGAAACCTGCTATCACAATAAATTGCCAGTCTGTGATGGCGACTCTGAACGCATTATCGGCATTCTCTCCGTCAAAAAGGCCTTGTCCTTATTGGGCGATACAGATTTGAAACATGAAGACTTTAGATCTCTGGTTAATGAACCCTACTTCATTCCAAGTGGCACGCCCGTATTGCAGCAAATGCAATTTTTTCAAGATAACCAACAACGCTTGAGTTTGGTTGTGAATGAATATGGTGAAGTTCTGGGCTTAGTGACCTTTGAGGATATTGTTGAAGAACTGATAGGCGAGTTCACCACCTCTTTTTCCAATCTATCAACCGATCCTCGCTGGCTTGCTGATGGCACCTATCTCGCAACGGGAAGCGCCTCATTGCGAGACTTAAATCGTTTGCTCAACCTGAATCTTCCACTAGATGGACCGCGAACACTGAACGGCCTCATTCTCGAAAAGCTCGAGGCTATTCCTGATCATGATGTCAGCATTCGGATTGCCGGCATCGTGATGGAAATCATTCAATTTGATGAGCAAGGCGTAAAAACCGTAAAACTTTATCGCCCCGCCACCCTGGCTCAAGAGCAAGATTGA
- a CDS encoding methylated-DNA--[protein]-cysteine S-methyltransferase → MTSLPTLSNPNVTSYCVIKAPFGCLGISTELVEGSLMLSRIDYLPSNAVLVAPQNQLAKEIARQCNAYFKDPHWQFDLPTKPVGTEHQRKVWTSTQDIPVGKTRTYGEVAKKIKSGARAVGTACGANPYPLITPCHRVVSAQGIGGFMKENAPGLYRQIKFWLLEHEGVL, encoded by the coding sequence ATGACTTCCTTGCCAACCCTATCCAACCCAAACGTCACTAGCTACTGTGTTATCAAAGCACCTTTTGGATGTCTGGGCATTTCGACGGAATTAGTGGAGGGCAGCTTAATGCTTTCCAGAATTGATTATTTACCTTCCAACGCGGTTTTGGTCGCACCACAGAACCAGCTGGCCAAAGAGATTGCGCGACAGTGCAATGCATACTTTAAGGATCCTCACTGGCAGTTTGATTTACCTACTAAACCGGTGGGTACCGAGCACCAGCGAAAAGTATGGACAAGCACTCAAGATATACCCGTTGGTAAGACAAGAACTTATGGTGAAGTCGCTAAAAAGATTAAAAGTGGGGCGCGTGCAGTAGGTACAGCATGCGGCGCTAATCCTTATCCCTTAATAACACCTTGCCATCGAGTGGTATCGGCCCAAGGAATTGGTGGCTTTATGAAAGAAAATGCTCCCGGCCTATATCGCCAAATTAAATTCTGGCTTTTAGAGCACGAAGGTGTTTTGTAG